The following are encoded together in the Planctobacterium marinum genome:
- a CDS encoding helix-turn-helix domain-containing protein: MANKSTDILHVERSDILRSLRLQSSFTQKQIADKLGISREKVVAVENCHLKSMLALELDTIKNWWNLCRSRADMETQKQFAKLMRKELSI, encoded by the coding sequence ATGGCCAATAAAAGTACCGACATATTGCATGTAGAGCGATCAGATATCTTGAGAAGTCTTCGATTACAAAGCAGTTTTACTCAAAAACAGATCGCTGATAAATTGGGCATTAGCCGAGAAAAAGTGGTAGCCGTAGAAAACTGCCATTTAAAATCAATGTTGGCATTAGAGTTAGATACTATTAAAAATTGGTGGAATTTATGTCGTTCCCGAGCAGATATGGAAACCCAAAAACAATTTGCCAAATTAATGAGAAAAGAATTAAGTATTTAA
- the smrA gene encoding DNA endonuclease SmrA — translation MIGNEDFDAFMAEVADVKTLKNDDKVFLKKTNGNELAKQLRREAIKNEQRNSKNFLTLADIDPIAVEDPIQFKQEGVQDLVYKNLRLGKYAIESTLNMQHLPLEVAHKEVFDFITHAHIRGLRCVLMRHGLNQDKKPFSGYLKSYLNVWLQQMPEVLAFHSSQMQHGGVKSTYVLLKKNKQQKAENREMHKLK, via the coding sequence ATGATTGGAAATGAGGATTTTGACGCTTTTATGGCGGAAGTAGCTGATGTAAAAACGTTAAAAAATGATGACAAAGTCTTTTTGAAAAAAACAAACGGCAATGAACTCGCAAAGCAACTACGCAGAGAGGCAATCAAAAACGAACAGCGCAATAGCAAAAACTTTCTCACTCTCGCAGACATAGATCCCATCGCAGTTGAGGACCCTATCCAATTTAAGCAAGAGGGTGTTCAGGATCTAGTCTATAAGAATCTTCGGCTTGGCAAATACGCCATAGAAAGCACCTTAAATATGCAACACTTACCATTAGAAGTTGCCCATAAAGAAGTGTTTGATTTCATAACCCACGCCCATATTCGGGGATTGCGATGCGTTTTAATGCGCCATGGACTAAATCAAGACAAAAAGCCCTTCTCTGGTTATCTGAAGAGCTACCTCAATGTATGGTTACAGCAGATGCCAGAAGTTTTGGCTTTTCACAGCAGCCAGATGCAACACGGTGGCGTTAAAAGCACCTATGTATTATTGAAGAAGAATAAACAACAAAAAGCAGAAAATAGAGAAATGCACAAACTAAAGTAG
- the purL gene encoding phosphoribosylformylglycinamidine synthase yields MLILHGASALSDFKVKKLINQFHEEQLPVASIRAQYVHFANTTDELTDKEMSVLEQLLTYGIEMDEQSFDGELILVLPRIGTISPWASKATNILHNTGLSKIKRVERGVAYYVQLTDGADAQAFSAIASILHDRMTEVTMSNLQEAEKLFAETTPASFSQVDILSGGAEALHTANQTLGLALADDEIDYLVQNYQALGRNPNDIELMMFAQANSEHCRHKIFNADWTIDGVEQPKSLFKMIKNTYEQCSDYVYSAYKDNAAVMQGSQAGRFYPDSDDCEYRYHIEDIHILMKVETHNHPTAISPFPGAATGSGGEIRDEGATGIGAKPKAGLVGFTVSNLKIPALTQPWEIDYGKPERIVTALNIMLEAPLGGAAFNNEFGRPNILGYFRTYENQVDSFNGEEVRGYHKPIMIAGGLGNIRAEHVEKGDIIPGAKLIVLGGPAMNIGLGGGAASSMASGQSNEDLDFASVQRDNPEMERRCQEVIDRCWQMGDENPILFIHDVGAGGLSNAFPELVNDAGRGGDFELRNVPNDEPGMSPLEIWCNESQERYVLAVAPEKLSVFEQICARERAQYAVVGVATEEQHLRVTDAHFGNDPVDLPLDVLLGKPPKMHRDVISSSANGDDFNASELSTAEAAERVLSLPTVAEKTFLVTIGDRTVTGLVARDQMVGPWQIPVADVAVTCAAFDTYAGEAMAMGERSPIALLNHAASARMAVGEAITNIAAANIESLKRIKLSANWMSAAGHKGEDAGLYEAVKAVGEELCPALEITIPVGKDSMSMKTQWQDGKEQKSVTAPLSLVITAFSRVEDVRKTLTPQLDTNSEDTSLILVDLGQGQNRMGGSCLAQVYKKLGKCAPDVDSPELLKGFFIAIQQLNQQGLVKAYHDRSDGGLFTTVVEMAFAANCGIEVNLDALQGDANNVLFNEELGAVIQVDNAQLETVMAVFAENGLSDLAHNIGSVCGEDIVRFSKGGETVLQNTRSHYRQLWAQTTYNMQLLRDNPECAEQEHQLKNNPDNSGLFAKLTFDINEDIAAPYIAKGLAPKMAILREQGVNSHVEMAAAFDRAGFASTDVHMSDLISGRVSLADFQGLVACGGFSYGDVLGAGEGWAKTILFNGQIRAQFQQFFERQDTFSLGVCNGCQMLSNLKQLIPGAEHWPHFVQNYSERFEARLAMVEVQDSPSIFFEGMAGSVIPIAVSHGEGRAVFANDGALQDAQSNVSLRYVDYAGNVTQHYPMNPNGSPEGITGLTTTDGRATIMMPHPERVFRTVANSWHPDDWQEDGAWMRMFRNARKSIG; encoded by the coding sequence ATGTTAATTTTGCATGGTGCCAGCGCACTTTCTGACTTCAAAGTTAAAAAACTTATCAACCAATTCCACGAAGAGCAACTGCCTGTAGCAAGTATCAGAGCGCAGTATGTGCATTTTGCAAATACCACGGATGAACTTACTGACAAAGAAATGTCAGTGTTGGAGCAGTTGCTTACTTACGGCATTGAGATGGATGAGCAATCGTTTGATGGTGAATTGATTTTGGTGCTACCCAGGATTGGTACAATCTCTCCGTGGGCCTCAAAAGCCACTAACATTTTACACAATACCGGATTATCTAAGATCAAGCGAGTAGAAAGGGGCGTTGCCTATTATGTGCAGCTAACCGATGGTGCAGATGCGCAAGCTTTTTCAGCGATAGCCAGTATCTTGCATGACAGAATGACAGAAGTGACCATGTCTAACTTGCAAGAGGCCGAAAAGCTGTTTGCAGAAACGACGCCAGCTTCCTTTTCTCAAGTGGATATTTTGTCGGGTGGTGCTGAGGCACTTCATACGGCAAACCAAACCCTTGGTCTGGCACTGGCAGATGATGAAATTGATTACCTTGTACAGAATTATCAAGCGTTAGGCCGCAATCCGAATGACATCGAACTGATGATGTTTGCCCAAGCTAACTCAGAGCATTGCCGACATAAAATCTTTAATGCCGACTGGACAATTGATGGTGTTGAACAGCCCAAATCACTGTTCAAAATGATTAAAAACACCTATGAACAGTGTTCCGACTACGTTTATTCAGCCTACAAAGACAATGCAGCGGTTATGCAAGGCTCCCAGGCTGGCCGCTTTTATCCTGATAGTGACGATTGTGAATACCGATATCACATAGAAGATATTCACATTTTAATGAAGGTGGAAACTCACAACCACCCTACTGCCATTTCACCTTTTCCTGGTGCCGCAACCGGTTCAGGTGGTGAGATCCGCGATGAAGGGGCAACAGGTATCGGCGCAAAACCCAAAGCGGGACTGGTGGGCTTCACCGTCTCTAATCTAAAAATTCCTGCCTTAACTCAACCTTGGGAAATTGATTATGGCAAACCTGAGCGCATCGTAACTGCGCTAAACATTATGCTGGAGGCACCACTGGGAGGCGCTGCCTTTAACAACGAATTTGGTCGTCCCAATATTTTGGGTTATTTCCGCACCTATGAAAATCAGGTGGATAGTTTTAACGGCGAGGAAGTTCGCGGTTATCACAAACCCATCATGATTGCTGGTGGTTTGGGCAATATTCGTGCAGAACACGTAGAAAAAGGCGATATCATTCCTGGTGCGAAATTAATTGTATTGGGTGGCCCTGCTATGAACATCGGCTTAGGCGGTGGTGCTGCATCCTCTATGGCATCCGGGCAATCTAATGAAGATTTGGACTTCGCTTCCGTGCAGCGCGACAACCCGGAAATGGAAAGACGTTGCCAGGAAGTGATAGACCGATGCTGGCAGATGGGCGATGAGAATCCCATTTTATTCATCCACGATGTTGGTGCTGGTGGCTTATCCAATGCGTTTCCAGAGCTGGTAAATGATGCTGGTCGAGGTGGTGACTTTGAATTGCGCAATGTACCCAATGACGAGCCGGGGATGTCTCCGCTGGAAATCTGGTGTAATGAATCGCAAGAGCGTTATGTGTTAGCCGTAGCACCAGAAAAACTTTCAGTTTTTGAACAGATTTGTGCCCGTGAGCGAGCACAGTACGCGGTTGTCGGTGTCGCTACAGAAGAGCAACACCTGAGGGTGACGGATGCTCATTTTGGCAATGACCCCGTTGACTTACCCTTGGATGTACTCTTGGGTAAACCACCTAAAATGCACCGCGATGTTATTTCGTCTAGCGCTAACGGTGATGACTTTAATGCCTCTGAATTGTCTACGGCTGAAGCGGCGGAGCGCGTACTGAGCCTGCCCACCGTTGCCGAGAAAACCTTCCTTGTTACCATTGGTGACCGAACCGTTACCGGGCTTGTTGCGCGTGATCAGATGGTGGGTCCTTGGCAAATTCCCGTTGCTGATGTCGCCGTTACTTGTGCGGCGTTTGATACTTATGCGGGTGAGGCGATGGCGATGGGTGAGCGAAGCCCTATCGCCCTATTGAATCATGCGGCGTCTGCCAGAATGGCGGTGGGTGAGGCGATAACTAACATCGCTGCTGCCAATATTGAATCACTCAAACGTATCAAGCTATCGGCAAACTGGATGTCCGCTGCGGGTCACAAAGGTGAAGACGCTGGGTTATATGAAGCGGTCAAGGCCGTAGGGGAAGAGTTGTGTCCGGCACTAGAAATTACCATTCCAGTGGGCAAAGACTCTATGTCGATGAAAACCCAGTGGCAAGATGGTAAAGAGCAAAAGAGTGTTACTGCGCCGTTGTCTTTAGTAATAACAGCATTTTCCCGTGTCGAGGACGTGCGTAAAACCTTAACCCCTCAGCTAGATACAAACTCTGAAGATACCAGTCTGATTCTGGTTGATTTGGGACAAGGCCAAAATCGGATGGGCGGCTCTTGTCTTGCTCAGGTGTACAAAAAGTTGGGTAAATGCGCTCCTGACGTCGATTCTCCTGAGCTATTAAAAGGTTTCTTTATCGCCATTCAGCAGCTGAACCAGCAAGGCCTGGTTAAAGCTTACCACGATCGCTCGGACGGGGGACTGTTCACCACGGTTGTGGAAATGGCTTTCGCTGCCAACTGCGGTATTGAGGTTAATTTGGACGCCTTGCAGGGAGATGCCAATAATGTTTTATTCAATGAAGAACTGGGGGCGGTAATCCAGGTTGACAATGCGCAATTAGAGACAGTGATGGCGGTTTTTGCCGAAAATGGCTTATCTGATCTCGCACATAATATTGGTTCGGTATGTGGCGAAGACATTGTTCGCTTTAGTAAAGGCGGAGAAACAGTACTGCAAAATACGCGTTCTCATTATCGTCAGCTTTGGGCACAAACCACCTATAATATGCAGTTGCTCAGAGATAACCCGGAATGTGCTGAACAAGAGCACCAGCTTAAGAATAATCCAGACAATAGTGGCTTGTTTGCCAAGCTGACATTCGATATTAACGAAGATATTGCCGCACCTTACATTGCTAAAGGACTTGCGCCCAAAATGGCCATCCTTCGAGAACAAGGGGTAAATTCTCATGTAGAAATGGCTGCCGCTTTTGACCGAGCTGGTTTCGCTAGTACCGATGTACACATGAGTGATTTAATTTCGGGCCGCGTATCATTGGCAGACTTCCAGGGCTTGGTCGCTTGTGGAGGCTTCTCTTATGGTGATGTCTTAGGGGCAGGTGAGGGTTGGGCTAAAACGATATTGTTTAATGGGCAAATTCGCGCTCAATTCCAACAATTTTTTGAACGCCAGGATACCTTCTCCCTTGGTGTTTGCAATGGCTGCCAAATGTTGTCCAATCTCAAGCAACTGATACCAGGTGCTGAGCATTGGCCTCATTTTGTGCAAAACTATTCTGAACGCTTTGAAGCCAGACTGGCCATGGTGGAGGTGCAAGATAGTCCCTCTATCTTTTTTGAGGGGATGGCAGGCTCAGTGATCCCAATTGCAGTATCTCATGGCGAAGGCCGGGCTGTATTTGCAAACGATGGTGCATTGCAGGACGCACAATCGAATGTCAGCCTGAGATACGTGGACTATGCCGGTAACGTAACACAACATTACCCCATGAATCCCAATGGCTCTCCAGAAGGGATTACCGGCCTGACAACAACAGACGGGCGTGCCACGATCATGATGCCACACCCAGAGCGAGTATTTAGAACGGTAGCAAACTCATGGCACCCTGATGATTGGCAAGAAGACGGAGCCTGGATGAGAATGTTCAGGAATGCCAGGAAATCAATAGGTTAA
- the mltF gene encoding membrane-bound lytic murein transglycosylase MltF: MKKILLILLLSCLIQSCGQHLPEASLLQITQGGVIKVGTQYGPTTYLNGPTEPQGFEYEMAKGFAEYLGVKLEVYPYYSTTELLQALRKGSIDLIASNMPVTAENRKHLKFSPAYQQLSQKLVFLQGRTRPKSFGELEGELVLASDTSDEHVIRKVKKAYEAETNPNWSFELTDEKDELELLEAIISGDITYTIVDSNLLSLIRRKYPELSIAFTVNADHPVGWATSIESDDSLSGALIEYFGLIKQNDTLAVLEDKYFGHVRQFNYVDTTLFLKAAKEVLPKYEPWFRQYAGDVDWRLIAAMSYQESHWDPRAKSPTGVRGMMMLTLPTARDWKVTSRLDPEQSIRGGSQYFNSLLRRVPARISFPDRLWFALAAYNIGLGHLEDARVLTQRQGANPDLWVDVKKHLPLLRQKRFYKTTRYGYARGNEALQYVANIRRYYDSLVYYYDEQAPADEQPIPVLPDT; this comes from the coding sequence ATGAAGAAAATACTCCTGATCCTGTTATTGAGCTGCCTTATACAAAGCTGCGGACAACACCTACCCGAAGCATCTCTTTTGCAGATTACTCAGGGCGGGGTCATTAAAGTAGGTACTCAATATGGCCCAACCACTTATCTAAATGGTCCAACAGAACCACAGGGGTTCGAATATGAAATGGCCAAGGGTTTCGCAGAATATCTTGGGGTAAAACTGGAAGTGTACCCTTATTACTCCACCACAGAACTACTTCAAGCCTTGCGAAAAGGAAGCATAGACCTGATTGCTTCTAACATGCCAGTCACTGCAGAAAACCGTAAACATCTCAAATTCAGCCCCGCTTACCAGCAGCTCAGTCAAAAATTGGTCTTTTTGCAGGGGCGCACTCGCCCTAAAAGCTTCGGTGAGTTAGAAGGTGAACTTGTACTCGCCAGTGATACCAGTGACGAGCATGTCATCAGGAAAGTTAAAAAGGCTTATGAAGCCGAAACTAACCCAAACTGGTCTTTTGAACTTACGGATGAGAAGGATGAACTGGAATTGCTGGAAGCCATTATCAGTGGCGACATTACTTATACAATAGTGGATTCCAACCTGTTGTCATTGATACGGCGAAAATACCCTGAACTGAGCATTGCTTTTACAGTGAATGCTGATCACCCCGTAGGTTGGGCCACTTCTATCGAAAGCGATGACTCATTGTCTGGTGCATTGATCGAATACTTTGGTTTGATCAAGCAGAACGATACCTTGGCGGTATTGGAAGACAAATATTTCGGTCATGTCAGACAATTTAATTATGTCGATACGACACTGTTCTTAAAAGCCGCCAAAGAAGTTTTGCCTAAGTATGAACCTTGGTTCAGACAATATGCTGGAGATGTTGACTGGCGCTTGATTGCAGCAATGAGTTATCAGGAAAGCCACTGGGATCCAAGAGCAAAGTCTCCTACAGGCGTGAGAGGAATGATGATGTTGACACTGCCCACAGCAAGAGACTGGAAGGTTACGTCAAGATTAGATCCTGAACAAAGTATACGAGGCGGCAGCCAATACTTTAATAGTCTATTGCGCAGGGTCCCGGCCCGGATCAGCTTCCCGGATCGATTGTGGTTTGCTTTGGCTGCCTACAATATAGGTTTAGGGCACCTTGAAGATGCCAGAGTACTAACCCAAAGGCAGGGAGCAAATCCCGACCTATGGGTAGATGTGAAAAAGCACCTACCACTGTTGCGCCAAAAACGCTTTTATAAAACCACTCGATATGGTTATGCGAGGGGAAATGAAGCGCTGCAATACGTAGCAAATATCAGGCGCTACTACGACAGTTTGGTGTATTATTACGATGAGCAAGCGCCAGCAGATGAGCAACCCATCCCTGTCCTCCCCGACACCTGA
- the tadA gene encoding tRNA adenosine(34) deaminase TadA, with product MLKQNNDEFFMTKALELTDKAEASGEIPVAAILVQEQSIIAEGWNQSITLNDPSAHAEMQAIRKAGELLNNYRLPGTTLYVTLEPCPMCAGLLVHSRIQRLVYGASDYKTGACGSIMDLVRNEQLNHQIEVTSGVLAEECGARLSEFFKRRRAERKALKQTAG from the coding sequence ATGCTAAAGCAAAATAACGATGAGTTTTTTATGACCAAGGCCTTGGAGTTGACCGACAAAGCTGAGGCTAGTGGTGAAATTCCGGTTGCCGCTATTTTGGTGCAAGAGCAAAGTATTATCGCAGAGGGATGGAATCAAAGTATTACCTTAAATGATCCTTCAGCGCACGCTGAAATGCAGGCGATACGGAAAGCCGGAGAGTTGCTCAATAATTATCGTCTACCCGGAACCACTTTGTATGTAACGCTTGAACCTTGCCCTATGTGCGCAGGACTGCTTGTACACTCGCGTATCCAACGTTTGGTGTATGGCGCGTCGGACTATAAAACCGGTGCTTGCGGCAGTATTATGGACTTGGTGCGCAATGAGCAATTGAATCATCAAATAGAGGTTACGTCGGGAGTACTGGCGGAGGAATGTGGCGCGCGTTTATCAGAATTTTTTAAGCGTCGTCGCGCTGAAAGAAAAGCACTGAAGCAAACAGCAGGCTGA
- the guaA gene encoding glutamine-hydrolyzing GMP synthase, protein MNLDIHQHKILILDFGSQYTQLIARRVREIGVYCELWAWDVDAQSIKDFAPNGIILSGGPESVHEADSPRAPEWVFQAGIPVLGICYGMQTMAEQLGGKVQGSTEREFGYAQVEVVNPSPLLDKIEDHLNGAGNPLLDVWMSHGDKVVAMPEGFELMAQTETCPYAGMFHAEKHFYGVQFHPEVTHTKQGMRLLSHFVQEICRCEALWTPASIIEDAVERIKQQVGDDEVILGLSGGVDSSVTAMLLHQAIGSNLTCVFVDNGLLRLNEGQQVMDMFGDHFGLNIIKVDAEERFLSALKGIEEPEAKRKTIGRVFVEVFDEESKKLKNAKWLAQGTIYPDVIESAGSKTGKAHVIKSHHNVGGLPEDMELGLVEPLRELFKDEVRKIGLELGIPYDMLYRHPFPGPGLGVRVLGEIKKEYCDLLRRADAIFIEELHAADLYHKTSQAFTVFLPVRSVGVMGDARKYDWVVSLRAVETIDFMTAHWAHLPYDFLGKVSNRIINEIDGISRVVYDISGKPPATIEWE, encoded by the coding sequence ATGAATTTAGATATCCACCAACATAAAATCCTGATCCTCGATTTTGGCTCACAATACACCCAACTCATTGCCCGTCGCGTGCGTGAAATTGGCGTTTATTGTGAACTTTGGGCTTGGGATGTTGATGCGCAAAGCATTAAAGATTTTGCGCCAAACGGGATCATTTTATCGGGTGGCCCTGAATCAGTGCATGAAGCTGACTCGCCAAGAGCCCCTGAATGGGTTTTTCAGGCAGGTATTCCGGTACTGGGTATTTGTTACGGTATGCAAACCATGGCGGAACAATTGGGTGGTAAGGTGCAGGGCAGTACCGAGCGTGAATTTGGCTATGCTCAGGTAGAAGTCGTAAATCCTTCACCACTGCTGGATAAAATTGAAGATCATCTCAACGGTGCGGGAAACCCGCTGTTAGATGTTTGGATGAGTCACGGTGATAAAGTAGTGGCCATGCCAGAAGGCTTCGAACTGATGGCGCAAACCGAAACTTGCCCTTATGCGGGTATGTTCCACGCTGAAAAGCACTTTTATGGTGTACAGTTCCACCCGGAAGTCACTCACACCAAACAAGGTATGCGTTTGCTATCTCACTTTGTTCAGGAGATTTGTCGGTGCGAAGCCTTATGGACACCAGCTTCAATCATTGAAGATGCCGTGGAGCGCATCAAACAACAGGTGGGTGACGACGAAGTTATCCTGGGTCTTTCTGGCGGTGTTGATTCTTCCGTTACCGCAATGCTGTTGCACCAGGCTATTGGTAGCAACTTAACTTGTGTATTTGTAGACAATGGCTTGTTGCGCCTCAATGAAGGGCAGCAGGTAATGGATATGTTTGGTGACCACTTTGGATTGAATATTATTAAAGTGGATGCTGAAGAGCGTTTTCTTTCTGCACTTAAAGGTATTGAAGAACCCGAAGCCAAGCGTAAAACTATCGGTCGTGTTTTTGTAGAAGTATTCGATGAAGAATCGAAGAAACTAAAAAATGCCAAGTGGCTGGCCCAAGGGACTATCTATCCCGATGTTATTGAATCTGCGGGTTCAAAAACAGGGAAGGCCCATGTGATTAAATCCCACCACAATGTCGGCGGTTTACCCGAAGATATGGAGCTGGGCCTGGTCGAACCATTACGCGAATTGTTTAAAGACGAAGTGCGTAAGATTGGCCTTGAGTTGGGTATCCCTTACGACATGTTGTATCGTCACCCGTTTCCGGGCCCAGGTTTAGGTGTGCGAGTTTTAGGTGAAATTAAAAAAGAATACTGTGATTTACTGCGCAGAGCCGATGCCATTTTCATTGAAGAGCTTCACGCTGCTGATCTGTATCACAAAACCAGCCAGGCCTTTACCGTATTCCTGCCGGTGCGCTCTGTAGGTGTTATGGGGGATGCGCGTAAATATGATTGGGTGGTATCACTGCGTGCAGTGGAAACGATTGATTTTATGACCGCTCATTGGGCACATTTGCCTTATGATTTCTTAGGTAAGGTATCAAATCGTATTATCAATGAAATCGACGGCATATCTCGTGTGGTTTACGATATCTCGGGCAAACCTCCAGCTACGATCGAGTGGGAGTAG
- the guaB gene encoding IMP dehydrogenase, producing the protein MLRIAKEALTFDDVLLVPGHSSVLPHTANLRTRLTRDVYLNIPMVSAAMDTVSEAPLAIALAQEGGMGFIHKNMPAEEQAEHVRRVKKYESGVVSDPITIDPDATIADVNALSATHGFSGFPVVDKDNNLVGIVTGRDLRFELHLEQPVSSVMTPKDRLVTVTEGEDPERVMELMHEHRIEKILVTDEQFKLVGLITVKDFKKAESKPNACKDKLGRLRVGAAVGVGPGTDERIALLVEAGVDVLLIDTSHGHSEGVLERVRTVRDTYPELQIIAGNVATAEGARDLADAGVDAVKVGIGPGSICTTRIVTGCGVPQITAVSDAVEALKDRDIPVIADGGIRYSGDIAKALVAGASSVMVGSMLAGTEEAPGEVELYQGRYYKSYRGMGSLGAMNQRNGSSDRYFQDSKNAEKLVPEGIEGRVAYKGPIANIVHQQMGGLRSAMGLTGCQTIDELRTKPMFVKVTAAGMGESHVHDVTITKEAPNYRMG; encoded by the coding sequence ATGTTGCGCATCGCCAAAGAAGCTTTAACGTTTGACGACGTTTTATTGGTCCCCGGACACTCCTCTGTTTTACCCCATACTGCAAACCTTCGCACACGCCTGACGCGTGACGTATATTTGAATATTCCGATGGTTTCAGCAGCGATGGATACTGTCTCAGAAGCGCCACTGGCTATCGCTCTTGCCCAAGAGGGTGGAATGGGCTTTATTCACAAGAACATGCCTGCCGAAGAACAGGCTGAACACGTTCGTCGCGTTAAGAAATATGAGAGTGGTGTGGTATCTGATCCCATCACCATTGACCCTGACGCCACTATTGCTGATGTTAATGCCTTAAGTGCTACTCACGGATTCTCGGGTTTCCCTGTAGTGGATAAAGACAATAACCTGGTGGGTATAGTTACAGGCCGTGACCTGCGTTTTGAACTGCACCTGGAGCAACCCGTCTCCAGTGTTATGACACCTAAAGATCGCCTGGTTACCGTCACTGAAGGTGAGGATCCGGAAAGAGTGATGGAGCTTATGCATGAGCACCGTATCGAAAAAATTCTGGTGACTGATGAGCAGTTTAAGCTGGTGGGACTTATCACGGTAAAAGATTTCAAAAAAGCCGAAAGCAAACCCAATGCCTGTAAAGATAAATTAGGAAGACTTCGAGTTGGTGCAGCTGTTGGGGTTGGCCCCGGCACTGATGAGCGCATTGCTCTATTGGTGGAAGCTGGCGTTGATGTGTTATTGATTGACACCTCTCACGGACATTCTGAAGGGGTACTGGAACGGGTAAGAACGGTACGCGATACCTATCCTGAATTACAAATTATCGCCGGTAATGTCGCCACTGCAGAAGGGGCAAGGGACCTTGCTGATGCTGGTGTTGATGCTGTAAAAGTGGGTATTGGTCCAGGTTCAATTTGTACCACTCGTATTGTTACCGGGTGCGGTGTGCCCCAAATTACGGCGGTTTCTGATGCCGTAGAAGCATTGAAAGACAGAGATATCCCGGTGATTGCCGACGGCGGTATTCGCTACTCTGGTGACATTGCTAAAGCCTTAGTGGCTGGTGCAAGTAGTGTAATGGTAGGTAGCATGCTAGCCGGTACGGAAGAAGCGCCGGGTGAAGTTGAACTTTATCAAGGCCGTTATTACAAGTCATATCGCGGCATGGGTTCACTGGGCGCCATGAATCAGCGCAATGGCTCGTCTGATCGTTACTTCCAGGACAGCAAAAACGCTGAAAAATTGGTGCCGGAAGGCATTGAAGGTCGAGTGGCCTACAAAGGTCCTATCGCCAATATCGTACATCAACAAATGGGCGGTCTGCGTTCTGCAATGGGCTTAACCGGTTGTCAAACGATTGATGAACTGCGCACCAAACCGATGTTTGTCAAAGTCACTGCTGCGGGTATGGGCGAATCACACGTACACGACGTGACTATTACCAAGGAAGCCCCCAACTACCGTATGGGCTGA